Proteins encoded in a region of the Rothia mucilaginosa genome:
- a CDS encoding ABC transporter substrate-binding protein, translating into MKITKFHTGIALTTSLLLAALTGCGAANTASSSGSASSSTSVSTSSNSAKKHTSFFVKDNGDGTKVIKDIDGKEVTVPTNPERIADLWHANNQVVLLLGGAEKLVSTTTAVKSLAWFKQVYPGIEKVDAPVKGTDVNMEQLLADKPEVLLASSKDQISKATEAGIPAVHVEFQNFADLKRTVELTAEVIGTDEAIERAEKYLAYLEKNENLIKERLQGVTESPKVLHIAGGSDLTKVDGSNSLIGEWMKLSGAKNSLDGVENLKNISLEQIIASQPEYIIIGGADAQKGVDAIKADAAWADVPAVKNGKIIKNPVGTFNWDRYSAEEALQILWAAKLFHPEKFSDIDLVKETREFYSTFYGYQLTEDEAQRIINGQGPAAN; encoded by the coding sequence ATGAAGATTACGAAGTTCCACACCGGCATTGCCCTGACCACTTCCCTCCTGTTGGCTGCGCTGACCGGTTGCGGCGCAGCGAACACCGCCTCCTCCTCGGGTTCCGCATCGAGCTCAACCTCAGTCTCGACTTCGAGCAATTCCGCAAAGAAGCACACCAGCTTCTTCGTGAAGGATAACGGTGACGGCACCAAGGTCATTAAGGACATTGACGGCAAGGAGGTCACTGTCCCGACCAACCCCGAGCGCATCGCTGACCTGTGGCACGCAAACAACCAGGTGGTTCTGTTGCTCGGCGGCGCTGAGAAGCTGGTGTCCACCACGACTGCCGTGAAGTCTCTGGCGTGGTTTAAGCAGGTGTACCCCGGTATTGAGAAGGTTGACGCGCCGGTGAAGGGCACCGACGTGAACATGGAGCAGCTGCTTGCCGATAAGCCGGAGGTGCTACTCGCCTCCTCGAAGGATCAGATTTCGAAGGCTACTGAGGCAGGCATCCCGGCGGTGCACGTGGAATTCCAGAACTTCGCTGATTTGAAGCGCACCGTTGAGCTGACCGCCGAGGTCATCGGTACCGATGAGGCGATTGAGCGTGCCGAGAAGTACCTGGCATATCTGGAGAAGAACGAGAACCTCATCAAGGAGCGCCTGCAGGGCGTCACCGAGTCCCCGAAGGTGCTACACATTGCGGGCGGTTCTGACCTGACGAAGGTGGACGGCTCGAACTCCCTAATTGGTGAATGGATGAAGCTTTCGGGTGCGAAGAACTCCCTGGACGGCGTGGAGAACCTGAAGAACATTTCTCTGGAGCAGATCATTGCCTCGCAGCCGGAGTACATCATCATTGGCGGCGCGGATGCCCAGAAGGGCGTGGACGCGATTAAGGCTGACGCCGCGTGGGCTGACGTTCCGGCGGTGAAGAACGGCAAGATTATTAAGAACCCGGTCGGCACCTTCAACTGGGACCGCTACTCCGCCGAGGAGGCTCTGCAGATTCTGTGGGCGGCGAAGCTGTTCCACCCCGAGAAGTTCTCCGACATTGACCTGGTGAAGGAGACCCGCGAGTTCTACTCGACCTTCTACGGCTACCAGCTGACCGAGGATGAAGCGCAGCGCATCATCAATGGTCAGGGCCCCGCAGCTAACTAA
- a CDS encoding 2-oxoglutarate dehydrogenase: MTQSGTYREQAGKNSSEQSAGSRGGTATLNRQGARLPARGTVEQLEPATVAQLLNAYRQQNLGTLLSVLTQRPAEFARQLGRLCRVFPEHVHAIAQAFGTVGRALPIDELVRLHNRYSNAARGVGEHLSLDNSGVAHMVQSPALSREGAGHLLMAIELCLAGRMRGLTIAMPATEAFTPAEQAPSLGSCNPALDGALNAFEPAGWEPFPLDGSEVLLATGVRDVPDGYELSLWLLDDDYQCRARIERGAPQVCVASFYDEEVITRTVEETGSGEAGLVENYRVEEYAELDFLNAMDRQVRYVAVTAAVGEPLLSVLNEKSAVPNSIPDPAAFANGAGASRFEGSACPDIRTAAVVGKGLRTVNHRGMLPVLGVPNRTVCAVIDLYKQRICVPGVGIPRGLSVEDEERTMQLILSALNGYLPLTNRALMSLAGATVEVR, translated from the coding sequence GTGACGCAGTCGGGAACCTACCGAGAACAAGCAGGCAAAAACTCATCAGAGCAGTCCGCGGGCAGCCGCGGCGGCACCGCAACCCTCAACCGCCAGGGAGCGCGCCTCCCCGCGAGGGGCACCGTCGAGCAGCTTGAACCCGCCACCGTCGCCCAGCTGCTTAACGCCTATCGCCAGCAGAACCTCGGCACCCTACTGAGCGTGCTCACGCAGCGTCCGGCAGAATTTGCTCGCCAGCTTGGCAGGCTCTGCCGCGTCTTCCCCGAACATGTTCACGCTATCGCCCAGGCGTTCGGCACCGTGGGCCGCGCCCTGCCCATTGACGAGCTGGTGCGCCTGCACAACCGCTACTCTAACGCCGCCCGCGGAGTTGGCGAACACCTCAGCCTGGACAACTCCGGTGTGGCGCACATGGTTCAGAGCCCAGCACTGAGCCGTGAAGGTGCGGGCCACCTGCTCATGGCGATTGAACTCTGCCTCGCCGGCAGGATGCGCGGGCTCACCATCGCCATGCCCGCCACCGAGGCATTCACCCCGGCTGAGCAGGCGCCGAGCCTCGGATCCTGCAACCCCGCCCTGGACGGTGCCCTCAATGCTTTTGAACCGGCAGGCTGGGAGCCGTTCCCCCTGGACGGCAGCGAAGTGTTGCTCGCGACCGGTGTGCGCGATGTACCCGACGGCTATGAGCTGTCCCTCTGGCTGCTCGATGACGACTATCAGTGCCGCGCCCGCATTGAGCGAGGCGCCCCGCAGGTGTGCGTGGCAAGCTTCTACGATGAAGAAGTCATCACCCGCACCGTGGAAGAAACCGGGTCGGGCGAAGCCGGTCTGGTCGAGAACTACCGCGTGGAGGAGTACGCGGAACTGGACTTCCTCAACGCCATGGACCGGCAGGTACGCTACGTGGCGGTCACCGCCGCGGTGGGGGAGCCGCTGCTGTCTGTGCTGAACGAGAAGAGCGCGGTGCCGAATAGTATTCCCGACCCTGCCGCTTTTGCGAACGGTGCGGGTGCCTCCCGGTTTGAGGGCAGCGCTTGCCCGGATATTCGTACCGCCGCCGTGGTCGGTAAGGGCCTGCGCACCGTCAATCACCGCGGCATGCTGCCGGTGTTGGGTGTGCCGAACCGCACCGTGTGCGCGGTGATTGACCTGTATAAGCAGCGCATCTGCGTGCCGGGTGTGGGTATTCCGCGCGGGCTGAGCGTGGAGGATGAAGAGCGCACCATGCAGCTGATTTTGAGCGCCCTGAACGGGTACCTTCCGCTGACGAACCGGGCGCTGATGAGCCTCGCCGGAGCCACCGTGGAGGTGCGCTAA
- a CDS encoding IMPACT family protein — translation MQEETRANRYLVPRGDEPYESLLEIKRSEFIGHIKRVSTVEEARAYIESVRKTYHDARHVCSAFIIGADRDIQRSSDDGEPAGTAGVPMMQALLARQTREDGTTDLSDVVAVVVRYFGGIKLGAGGLVRAYTDSVVQTLDGALFDSRERLRVGKVPSSHADAGRLENEIRAAGLNVLGTEYGAEGATISLGVFDRPEELARAEELVVSLSSGAASVTWGDTQWVDLPV, via the coding sequence ATGCAGGAAGAAACTCGCGCCAACCGATACCTTGTGCCGCGCGGCGATGAGCCCTATGAGAGCCTCCTCGAAATTAAGCGTAGCGAATTTATTGGTCACATCAAACGCGTGAGCACCGTTGAGGAGGCGCGCGCCTACATTGAGTCAGTGCGCAAGACCTACCACGATGCCCGCCACGTGTGTTCAGCGTTCATTATTGGTGCTGACCGCGATATTCAGCGTTCCTCCGATGATGGTGAGCCCGCCGGTACCGCCGGTGTGCCGATGATGCAGGCGCTGCTGGCGCGTCAGACCCGCGAGGACGGCACCACCGACCTGTCGGATGTGGTTGCGGTGGTCGTGCGCTATTTCGGTGGCATTAAGCTCGGCGCGGGCGGTCTGGTGCGTGCCTACACTGATTCGGTGGTGCAGACCCTGGATGGCGCGCTATTCGATTCGCGTGAGCGTCTGCGCGTGGGTAAGGTGCCCAGTTCGCATGCGGATGCTGGCCGCCTGGAGAATGAGATTCGTGCCGCCGGTCTGAACGTTCTGGGTACCGAGTATGGTGCGGAGGGCGCCACGATTTCCCTGGGTGTGTTTGACCGCCCGGAGGAGCTGGCGCGTGCCGAGGAGCTGGTGGTGAGCTTGAGTTCCGGTGCGGCGAGCGTGACCTGGGGCGATACGCAGTGGGTGGATTTGCCGGTCTAG